Proteins encoded in a region of the Uloborus diversus isolate 005 chromosome 1, Udiv.v.3.1, whole genome shotgun sequence genome:
- the LOC129224038 gene encoding uncharacterized protein LOC129224038: MWELKKLQRRVNELEKSFNRTSKVIEELGKEKDTRMRRMLQRGDKIGDVDREEFESALEEMGEAISELAQKLQKQSSRSELISDDILNELRIKASEEEISKYRGPVNEKLKALGLAVKNLHDIVKAVIYPEAPGVTKCLSCGHKAHLPYTNYLQKERKTAPEKKIETCVTRILLCLLRGPRHLLHGHATCPEGKSMEETKT; the protein is encoded by the exons ATGTGGGAACTGAAGAAACTGCAGAGAAGAGTCAACGAACTAGAGAAATCATTTAACAGA aCATCTAAAGTTATTGAAGAACtaggaaaagaaaaagatacaAGAATGAGGAGG ATGTTACAACGAGGTGATAAAATTGGCGATGTAGATCGAGAAGAGTTTGAAAGTGCTTTAGAGGAAATGGGAGAAGCTATAAGTGAATTAGCACAGAAATTACAGAAACAG AGTTCAAGGAGTGAATTAATTAGCGATGACATCTTAAATGAACTTCGCATCAAGGCTTCCGAAGAAGAGATTTCAAAGTATCGAGGTCCAGTTAACGAAAAGCTGAAAGCTCTCGGATTAGCAGTTAAAAACCTGCATGACATTGTTAAAGCAGTAATCTACCCAGAGGCGCCAGGAGTtacaaa ATGCCTGTCATGTGGTCATAAAGCTCATTTGCCATACAC GAATTACTTGCAGAAGGAACGCAAAACAGCCcctgaaaagaaaatagaaacgTGTGTAACAAGAATTCT GCTTTGTCTCTTACGTGGACCACGTCATCTCCTCCATGGACATGCCACGTGCCCGGAGGGGAAGTCCATGGAGGAGACAAAA ACCTAA